The ANME-2 cluster archaeon genome includes the window ATAAATTATCTCCTATACATAATACCTTAAAAAAACAATAATTATCTCCAGCAGCTATGGTTTTTTCAATATCAACACTAATATCGCTGTAGAGCCGAAGACCTACTCTTGTTAAAATGGCCTTTCCTAATATGCAAAACATAGGATTTATGTTGGTATCACCCCATGGACATTTAGTATTTAATAACATAAAACCTTTATCGCCCATTTTATCAATTGAGAAAGTTGCTCCCAGTTTGTTTATTAAGATGCAAAATGACTGGGCCATTTCTAACATATTTTCAGGCTGTTTTTGAATATGTTTTGCCCATAGGAATAATTCCACCTGTTCACTCATCTGACGAATAACTTCAGTCTTCCTACTTGAATCAATACTTCTAAAAAGGAAGGGAAGAAGATTAGTTAGTATGGCCCTGAAATCATTTTGTGCCTCTATTATTGCTTTGCTTTTAACCAATTGGTCATGAAAATGTTTTGCCTTCAGCAAGGATCTTGTGCGGGTAATTAACTCTTGGGTGTTTATCGGTTTTGTGAGGAAATCGTCAGCATCTACCTCTATAGCTTTAATCCTGTCCCCCACATCGGAAAGGGCTGTAATCATTACCACAGGTGTAAAACGGGTGGAATCTCCCTGTTTTATTATTTTACATACTTCATATCCGTCAATTCCCGGCATCATGATATCCAGCAGCACAATGTCCGGGTTCTCCGAATCTACTTTTTCAAGAGCTTCTTCCCCACTATAAGCCGGTATTATTTCATAGTCTCTTTTAAGAATGGCTGTGATGAGTTTTACATTTGTAGGCAGGTCATCCACCACCAAGACCTTACTACGTTTCATATTTTCCTTACTCTTTAACATTGTCATTGTCATTCACTTTGCACGTCTCCATATTCTATCGGTACATTGAAAGTAAATACACTTCCTTTTCCAAATTCACTTTCAGCCCGGATCCTGCCTTGCATGAGGTTAACAACTTTCTCACAAAGGCATAGTCCAAGACCAGTACCTCTTGGTTTACTTTCCAACTGTGAATATATCTGTGCAAATGGTTCAAATAACCTGGGAATATCTTCTTCCTTAATGCCTATGCCTGAGTCCTTAACAATGACCGGGATCTCATTCCCTGTATTATTACCTGTTATTTCAATAATTCCTGAGTTCGTAAACTTTATTGAATTACTGGCAAGGTTAGTTAAAATCTGGGTGAACCTTTGTTTATCCTGAAACACCTGGATGTCTGGCGGGATGTCAACCTTGTATTGCAGCCCCTTCCCTATTACTGCGCCTTCTAACTTGGATATTACCTCGTTTATTACATCATCCAGCAAAAACATCTCTAAAACAAGTTCGATCTCACCTGCTTCGATCGTGCTGATATCCATCACATCATTTATGAGTTCTAACAGGTCCTGGGCACTTTCATAGACCATAGTGAGTTGTTCTTGTTGTTCATCTGATATTTCAGTGGTCTTGTCCTCCAAGATCAAACTGGTAAAACCCAAAATCGAAGTAAGTGGTGAACGCAGTTCATGACCCACAGATGATAAAAACGTGCTGCTTAGCATGTCTTGTTCAATAGAGGAGGCGCTTTTATCCAGTGATTCTTCCCCCTGGTTACTTGTGCTCCATGACTTCCTGCTGAAGTATTTCATACTTTAGGAAA containing:
- a CDS encoding response regulator — translated: MTMLKSKENMKRSKVLVVDDLPTNVKLITAILKRDYEIIPAYSGEEALEKVDSENPDIVLLDIMMPGIDGYEVCKIIKQGDSTRFTPVVMITALSDVGDRIKAIEVDADDFLTKPINTQELITRTRSLLKAKHFHDQLVKSKAIIEAQNDFRAILTNLLPFLFRSIDSSRKTEVIRQMSEQVELFLWAKHIQKQPENMLEMAQSFCILINKLGATFSIDKMGDKGFMLLNTKCPWGDTNINPMFCILGKAILTRVGLRLYSDISVDIEKTIAAGDNYCFFKVLCIGDNL
- a CDS encoding HAMP domain-containing histidine kinase; the encoded protein is MKYFSRKSWSTSNQGEESLDKSASSIEQDMLSSTFLSSVGHELRSPLTSILGFTSLILEDKTTEISDEQQEQLTMVYESAQDLLELINDVMDISTIEAGEIELVLEMFLLDDVINEVISKLEGAVIGKGLQYKVDIPPDIQVFQDKQRFTQILTNLASNSIKFTNSGIIEITGNNTGNEIPVIVKDSGIGIKEEDIPRLFEPFAQIYSQLESKPRGTGLGLCLCEKVVNLMQGRIRAESEFGKGSVFTFNVPIEYGDVQSE